One genomic window of Notamacropus eugenii isolate mMacEug1 chromosome 6, mMacEug1.pri_v2, whole genome shotgun sequence includes the following:
- the LOC140511947 gene encoding olfactory receptor 5I1, which translates to MLEGNYTLVTEFILLGFPTRPELQVVLFLVFLFMYSMILVENIGLMMLIRVDPRLQTPMYFFLTNLSFVDLCYSSVIVPKMLVNFLSSSKSISYYGCALQFYFFCTFADTESFILAAMAYDRYVAICNPLLYTVVMSRDICVWLIVLSYIGGNLSSLVHTSFAFILTYCDKNIINHFFCDLPPLLKLSCTDTSINELLLSTYGSSVEIICFIIIIISYFFILLSVLKIRSSSGRKKTFSTCASHLTSVAIYQGTLLFIYSRPNYLYSPNTDKVISVFYTIVIPVLNPLIYSLRNKDVKDAAKKVLGTKITSS; encoded by the coding sequence ATGCTTGAAGGAAATTACACATTAGTAACTGAATTTATTCTACTGGGATTCCCCACAAGGCCAGAACTACAAGTTGTCCTgtttctggtgtttctgtttatGTACAGCATGATTCTAGTGGAGAACATTGGCTTGATGATGCTAATCAGGGTGGATCCCCGTCTCCAGACCCCAATGTATTTCTTCCTTACCAACCTGTCCTTTGTAGATCTCTGCTATTCCTCAGTCATTGTCCCCAAAATGCTAGTCAATTTCCTTTCATCAAGTAAGTCGATCTCCTATTATGGTTGCGCActacagttttactttttttgtacTTTTGCTGACACAGAGTCCTTCATTTTGGCTGCTATGGCCTATGATCGCTATGTAGCCATCTGCAACCCACTATTATACACTGTTGTGATGTCTCGTGACATTTGTGTGTGGTTGATTGTCTTGTCCTATATTGGTGGTAACTTGAGCTCCTTGGTGCACACATCCTTTGCCTTCATACTGACATACTGTGACAAAAACATCATCAATCACTTTTTCTGTGACCTCCCCCCACTTCTTAAGCTTTCCTGCACTGACACCTCCATCAATGAACTCTTACTCTCCACTTATGGCAGCTCTGTAGAGATCATCtgtttcatcatcatcatcatctcttacttttttattctcctttctgtCCTGAAGATTCGCTCCTCCAGTGGGAGGAAGAAAACTTTTTCTACATGCGCCTCCCACCTGACCTCTGTGGCCATCTATCAGGGGACACTCCTCTTTATTTACTCCAGGCCCAATTATCTGTATTCACCCAATACTGACAAAGTCATTTCAGTCTTCTATACTATTGTGATCCCTGTATTGAATCCATTGATCTATAGCCTGAGGAACAAGGATGTGAAAGATGCAGCCAAGAAAGTACTAGGTACAAAGATAACATCATCCTAA